The following are encoded together in the Streptomyces sp. NBC_00358 genome:
- the ftsE gene encoding cell division ATP-binding protein FtsE — MIRFDNVSKVYPKQTRPALRDVSLEVERGEFVFLVGSSGSGKSTFLRLILREERTSQGQVHVLGKDLARLSNWKVPQMRRQLGTVFQDFRLLPNKTVAENVAFAQEVIGKSRGEIRKSVPQVLDLVGLGGKEDRMPGELSGGEQQRVAIARAFVNRPKLLIADEPTGNLDPQTSVGIMKLLDRINRTGTTVLMATHDQNIVDQMRKRVIELEQGRLVRDQARGVYGYQH; from the coding sequence GTGATCCGATTCGACAATGTCTCCAAGGTCTACCCCAAGCAGACCCGCCCCGCTCTCAGGGATGTCTCCCTGGAGGTCGAGCGCGGAGAATTCGTGTTCCTCGTGGGGTCCTCCGGCTCCGGAAAGTCCACCTTCCTGCGGCTGATCCTCCGCGAGGAGCGCACCAGCCAAGGCCAGGTGCACGTCCTGGGCAAGGACCTCGCGCGCCTCTCCAACTGGAAGGTGCCGCAGATGCGCCGCCAGCTGGGGACCGTGTTCCAGGACTTCCGTCTGCTGCCGAACAAGACGGTCGCCGAGAACGTGGCCTTCGCCCAGGAGGTCATCGGCAAGTCCCGCGGTGAGATCCGCAAGTCCGTGCCCCAGGTGCTCGACCTCGTCGGGCTGGGCGGCAAGGAGGACCGGATGCCCGGTGAGCTGTCCGGTGGTGAGCAGCAGCGTGTGGCCATCGCGAGAGCCTTCGTGAACCGGCCCAAGCTCCTCATCGCCGACGAACCGACGGGTAACCTCGACCCACAGACCTCCGTGGGCATCATGAAACTGCTCGACCGGATCAACCGGACGGGCACCACGGTCCTGATGGCGACGCACGACCAGAACATCGTGGACCAGATGCGCAAGCGCGTCATCGAGCTGGAGCAGGGCCGTCTCGTCCGCGACCAGGCACGCGGCGTCTACGGCTACCAGCACTGA
- the ftsX gene encoding permease-like cell division protein FtsX — MRAQFVLSEIGVGLRRNLTMTFAVVVSVALSLALFGGSLLMSDQVNTMKGYWYDKVNVSIFLCNKSDAESDPHCAKGAVTSDQKKQIVSDLGKMSTVVQKVTYESSDQAYKHYKEQFGDSPLASSLTPDQMQESYRIKLKDPEKYQVIATAFDGREGVQSVQDQKGILDNLFGLLNGMNWAARAVMAMMLVVALMLIVNTVRVSAFSRRRETGIMRLVGASGFYIQAPFIAEASVAGLIGGGVACGFLLIARYFIIDHGLALSQKLNLINFIGWDAVLTKLPLILATSLLMPAVAAFFALRKYLKV; from the coding sequence ATGCGCGCGCAGTTCGTTCTGTCGGAGATCGGTGTCGGTCTCCGCCGCAACCTGACCATGACCTTCGCGGTCGTCGTCTCGGTCGCCCTCTCGCTCGCCCTGTTCGGCGGCTCGCTCCTGATGAGCGACCAGGTGAACACCATGAAGGGCTACTGGTACGACAAGGTCAACGTCTCGATCTTCCTCTGCAACAAGAGCGACGCCGAGTCCGACCCGCACTGCGCCAAGGGCGCGGTGACCAGTGACCAGAAGAAGCAGATCGTCTCCGACCTGGGCAAGATGTCCACGGTCGTCCAGAAGGTCACCTACGAGTCCTCGGACCAGGCGTACAAGCACTACAAGGAGCAGTTCGGCGACTCCCCGCTGGCCAGCTCCCTCACGCCGGACCAGATGCAGGAGTCGTACCGCATCAAACTGAAGGACCCGGAGAAGTACCAGGTCATCGCCACCGCCTTCGACGGCCGTGAAGGCGTGCAGTCCGTGCAGGACCAGAAGGGCATCCTGGACAACCTGTTCGGGCTCCTGAACGGCATGAACTGGGCCGCCCGCGCGGTCATGGCGATGATGCTCGTCGTCGCGCTGATGCTGATCGTCAACACGGTGCGCGTCTCGGCCTTCAGCCGGCGGCGTGAGACCGGCATCATGCGCCTCGTCGGCGCCTCCGGGTTCTACATCCAGGCGCCGTTCATCGCGGAGGCCTCGGTCGCCGGACTCATCGGCGGCGGTGTGGCCTGCGGATTCCTGCTGATCGCCCGGTACTTCATCATCGACCACGGTCTGGCGCTGTCCCAGAAGCTGAACCTGATCAACTTCATCGGCTGGGACGCCGTGTTGACCAAGCTCCCGCTCATCCTCGCGACGAGCCTGCTGATGCCCGCCGTGGCCGCGTTCTTCGCGTTGCGCAAGTACCTGAAGGTGTGA
- a CDS encoding S41 family peptidase, giving the protein MSGRDLFCEPRRIRRGAALTLVFASVLVAGAATGSFSDSARKTTDRTPRSAAARHHDEVAEAAAEAMADGKSPMEAAERAVSRSGDRWGAVYSQGEYEEFEQALDGQYTGVGLWARRERDGRIEVTHVRAGSPAAAAGIRKGDRLRTVDGAKVDGRPVTEVVSLLRGDADDADAGTKVSLGLERGTQSWSRTLRRARLSTDSVTVSGLPGDVTLIKVDAFTKGVGDAVRAAVGRAPRRAGIVLDLRGNSGGLVVEAVTTASVFLDGGLVATYDVDGAQRVLHADPGGDTTRPLVALVDGGTMSAAELLTGALQDRGRAVVVGTRTFGKGSVQMPSRLPDGSVAELTVGHYRTPAGRSVDGRGITPDLEADQGALKRAETVLSGLGDPS; this is encoded by the coding sequence ATGTCAGGCCGTGACCTGTTCTGCGAGCCCCGCCGCATCCGCCGCGGGGCGGCTCTGACATTGGTGTTCGCGAGTGTCCTGGTCGCCGGAGCGGCGACCGGATCGTTCTCCGACTCCGCCCGCAAGACCACGGACCGGACGCCCCGTTCGGCGGCGGCGCGCCACCACGACGAGGTCGCCGAGGCGGCCGCCGAGGCGATGGCCGACGGCAAGTCCCCCATGGAGGCCGCCGAACGCGCCGTCAGCCGCAGCGGAGACCGCTGGGGCGCCGTCTACTCCCAGGGCGAGTACGAGGAGTTCGAGCAGGCCCTCGACGGCCAGTACACCGGCGTCGGCCTGTGGGCCCGCCGTGAGCGCGACGGACGGATCGAGGTCACCCACGTCCGGGCCGGCTCGCCCGCCGCCGCGGCGGGCATCCGCAAGGGCGACCGGCTGCGCACCGTCGACGGCGCGAAGGTGGACGGCCGGCCGGTCACCGAGGTCGTCTCGTTACTGCGGGGCGACGCCGACGACGCGGACGCCGGCACGAAGGTCTCCCTCGGCCTGGAGCGCGGTACGCAGTCGTGGAGCCGGACCCTGCGCCGCGCCAGGCTCTCCACGGACTCCGTGACCGTCAGCGGGCTTCCCGGCGATGTCACCCTGATCAAGGTCGACGCCTTCACCAAGGGCGTGGGCGACGCCGTACGGGCCGCCGTCGGCCGGGCGCCCCGTCGCGCCGGGATCGTCCTCGACCTGCGCGGCAACTCCGGCGGCCTGGTAGTCGAGGCCGTCACCACCGCCTCCGTCTTCCTCGACGGCGGCCTCGTCGCCACGTACGACGTGGACGGCGCGCAGCGCGTCCTGCACGCGGACCCCGGCGGCGACACCACCAGACCGCTGGTCGCGCTCGTCGACGGCGGCACGATGAGCGCGGCCGAACTGCTCACCGGGGCCCTCCAGGACCGCGGGCGAGCGGTCGTCGTGGGGACCAGGACCTTCGGAAAGGGCTCGGTGCAGATGCCGAGCCGGCTGCCCGACGGCTCCGTCGCCGAGCTGACCGTCGGGCACTACCGCACCCCCGCGGGGCGCTCCGTCGACGGCCGGGGCATCACCCCCGACCTGGAGGCGGACCAGGGAGCGCTGAAGCGGGCCGAGACCGTGCTGAGCGGCCTCGGAGACCCTTCCTGA
- the smpB gene encoding SsrA-binding protein SmpB produces MYVPKESQPKQGGQGSGKAKDGKRKIVAQNKKARHDYAIVDTYEAGLVLTGTEVKSLRQGRASLTDGFVQIDGNEAWLHNAHIPEYSQGTWTNHTVRRKRKLLLHREEIDKLEAKTQETGHTIVPLALYFKDGRAKAEIALARGKKEYDKRQTLREKQDRRESDRAISAAKRKQRGE; encoded by the coding sequence ATGTACGTACCGAAGGAGTCCCAGCCCAAGCAGGGCGGCCAGGGCTCCGGCAAGGCCAAGGACGGCAAGCGCAAGATCGTCGCGCAGAACAAGAAGGCGCGGCACGACTACGCGATCGTCGACACCTACGAGGCCGGGCTCGTCCTGACCGGCACCGAGGTGAAGTCGCTGCGCCAGGGGCGCGCCTCGCTGACCGACGGCTTCGTCCAGATCGACGGGAACGAGGCGTGGCTGCACAACGCCCACATCCCGGAGTACAGCCAGGGCACCTGGACGAACCACACCGTGCGCCGCAAGCGCAAGCTCCTCCTGCACCGCGAGGAGATCGACAAGCTGGAGGCGAAGACCCAGGAGACGGGTCACACGATCGTGCCGCTCGCCCTGTACTTCAAGGACGGCCGGGCGAAGGCGGAGATCGCGCTCGCCCGCGGCAAGAAGGAGTACGACAAGCGGCAGACCCTGCGCGAGAAGCAGGACCGGCGCGAGTCGGACCGCGCGATCTCGGCGGCCAAGCGGAAGCAGCGCGGCGAGTAG
- a CDS encoding LacI family DNA-binding transcriptional regulator — translation MVKITDVARHAGVSPSTVSYALSGKRPISEETRQRVAESIRRLGYRPHAGARALASSRSNVLALVVPLRAGIHVPVVMQFAVSVVTAARLHDHDVLLLTQEEGEDGLRRVADTALVDALIVMDVQLHDPRLPLLRALERPSVLIGFPAAADGLTCIDLDFKAAGELCVERLAGLGHRVVALVGSPPEVYVRGTAFAQRVVQGFTAAADRNGLASSVHPCEASPAAARRVAEQLLREQPALTGVVVHNEPVLEPLIDAFEQLGLRVPADLSVTAICPDELAGSLRVPVTSIAIPSAEVGARAVELLMNRLNGKPASEATLLTPRMTERASTAPRTLNA, via the coding sequence ATGGTCAAGATCACCGATGTGGCCCGGCACGCCGGGGTCTCCCCCAGTACCGTCTCCTACGCGCTGAGCGGCAAGCGGCCGATCTCCGAGGAGACCCGGCAGCGCGTCGCGGAGAGCATCCGCCGCCTCGGCTACCGCCCGCACGCCGGGGCCAGGGCTCTCGCGAGCAGCCGGTCGAACGTCCTCGCCCTGGTCGTCCCGCTGCGGGCGGGCATCCATGTGCCGGTGGTGATGCAGTTCGCGGTGTCGGTGGTGACGGCGGCCCGGCTGCACGACCACGACGTCCTGCTGCTCACCCAGGAGGAGGGCGAGGACGGTCTGCGCCGGGTCGCGGACACCGCGCTGGTGGACGCGCTGATCGTGATGGACGTCCAGCTCCACGATCCCCGGCTGCCGTTGCTGCGGGCGCTGGAACGGCCGTCGGTACTCATCGGCTTCCCGGCCGCCGCCGACGGGCTCACCTGCATCGACCTGGACTTCAAGGCGGCCGGTGAGCTGTGCGTGGAGCGGCTCGCGGGACTCGGGCACCGGGTCGTCGCGCTCGTCGGGTCACCGCCGGAGGTGTACGTGCGGGGCACGGCGTTCGCGCAGCGGGTGGTGCAGGGGTTCACGGCCGCCGCCGACCGGAACGGGCTCGCCTCGTCCGTCCACCCCTGCGAGGCATCGCCGGCCGCCGCCCGCCGGGTCGCCGAGCAACTGCTGCGCGAACAGCCCGCGTTGACCGGGGTCGTGGTCCACAACGAGCCGGTCCTGGAGCCGTTGATCGACGCCTTCGAACAGCTCGGCCTGCGGGTCCCGGCCGATCTGTCCGTCACCGCCATCTGCCCGGACGAACTCGCCGGGAGCCTGCGTGTCCCGGTGACGTCCATCGCCATCCCCTCGGCGGAAGTCGGGGCGCGGGCGGTGGAGTTGCTGATGAACCGGCTGAACGGCAAGCCCGCGTCCGAGGCGACCCTGCTGACTCCCCGGATGACGGAACGCGCGAGTACGGCGCCGCGCACGCTGAACGCGTGA
- the yicI gene encoding alpha-xylosidase, with amino-acid sequence MKFTDGYWLLREGVTAAHPVEVLDVTSGPGGLEIHAPTQPIRHRGDLLKGPVVTISAHAPMPDVIGVTFTHFQGEEPRGPRFEVRGTGFTPHVEYDDDHATLTSGALSVRVARTTPWHVDFLAHGRVLTSSGPKGMGIVRDADGAHYLREQLNLGVGTQVFGLGERFGPLVKNGQVVDMWNADGGTATEQAYKNVPFYLTDAGYGVFVDHPGRVSFEVGSEAVSRVQFSAETQQLTYYVIHGPTPKDILRTYTALTGRPALPPAWSFGLWLSTSFTTSYDEDTVTSFIDGMRDRELPLSVFHFDCFWMREFNWCDFRWDPRVFPDPEGMLARLKDKGLRICVWINPYIAQRSPLFAEGRALGHLLRRPDGSVWQWDLWQPGMALVDFTSADARDWYASKLEALLEQGVDCFKTDFGERVPVDVAYSDGADPERMHNYYTYLYNQTVFDVLRKHRGEHEAVVFARSATAGSQQFPVHWGGDCEATYASMAESLRGGLSLGMSGFGFWSHDIGGFEGTPTPALFKRWIAFGLLSSHSRLHGSSSYRVPWLFDEEAVDVLRLFTRLKLRLMPYLYEAARTAHTEGVPMMRAMVLEFPDDPGCAHLERQYMLGPDLLVAPVFSDEGDVSYYVPEGAWTPYLGGPPVTGPRWVRERHGFRSVPLLVRPGAVIAVGAVDDRPDYDHADGVTLRAYGLKRGARVTVPVGGVTFTVVREGDTLRASCGDPRAPWGMAADGREVRARAGTGFLSLELGSE; translated from the coding sequence GTGAAGTTCACGGACGGCTACTGGCTGCTGCGCGAGGGTGTCACCGCGGCCCATCCGGTCGAGGTCCTCGACGTGACCTCGGGCCCCGGCGGCCTGGAGATCCACGCGCCGACGCAGCCCATCCGGCACCGCGGCGACCTGCTGAAGGGACCGGTCGTGACGATCAGCGCCCATGCGCCGATGCCCGACGTCATCGGCGTCACGTTCACCCACTTCCAGGGCGAGGAGCCGCGGGGGCCCCGGTTCGAGGTGCGGGGAACCGGGTTCACACCGCACGTGGAGTACGACGACGACCACGCGACCCTGACCTCGGGCGCCCTGTCCGTCCGGGTCGCCCGCACCACCCCCTGGCACGTCGACTTCCTCGCGCACGGCCGGGTCCTCACCAGCAGCGGCCCCAAGGGCATGGGCATCGTGCGGGACGCGGACGGCGCCCACTACCTGCGCGAGCAGCTGAACCTCGGCGTCGGCACCCAGGTCTTCGGCCTCGGCGAGCGGTTCGGGCCGCTCGTCAAGAACGGCCAGGTCGTGGACATGTGGAACGCGGACGGCGGCACCGCCACCGAACAGGCCTACAAGAACGTGCCGTTCTATCTGACGGACGCGGGCTACGGCGTCTTCGTCGACCACCCGGGCCGGGTCTCCTTCGAGGTCGGCTCGGAGGCGGTCTCCCGGGTCCAGTTCAGCGCCGAGACGCAGCAGTTGACGTACTACGTCATCCACGGCCCGACCCCGAAGGACATCCTGCGCACGTACACGGCGCTCACCGGACGTCCGGCCCTGCCGCCCGCGTGGTCCTTCGGCCTGTGGCTGTCGACGTCCTTCACCACCTCCTACGACGAGGACACCGTCACCTCCTTCATCGACGGCATGCGGGACCGTGAACTCCCGCTGTCCGTCTTCCACTTCGACTGCTTCTGGATGCGCGAGTTCAACTGGTGCGACTTCCGGTGGGATCCGCGGGTGTTCCCCGACCCCGAGGGGATGCTGGCCCGGCTGAAGGACAAGGGACTGCGGATCTGCGTCTGGATCAACCCGTACATCGCGCAGCGCTCACCGCTGTTCGCGGAGGGACGGGCCCTCGGGCATCTGCTCAGGCGGCCCGACGGAAGTGTCTGGCAGTGGGACCTCTGGCAGCCGGGCATGGCGCTGGTCGACTTCACCAGCGCGGACGCCCGGGACTGGTACGCGTCGAAGCTGGAGGCACTGCTCGAACAGGGCGTCGACTGTTTCAAGACCGACTTCGGCGAACGGGTCCCGGTGGACGTGGCCTACTCCGACGGCGCCGACCCGGAGCGGATGCACAACTACTACACGTACCTCTACAACCAGACCGTGTTCGATGTGCTGCGCAAACACCGGGGGGAACACGAGGCCGTCGTCTTCGCCCGCTCGGCGACGGCCGGCAGCCAGCAGTTCCCGGTGCACTGGGGCGGCGACTGCGAGGCGACGTACGCGTCGATGGCCGAGTCGCTGCGCGGCGGGCTCAGCCTCGGCATGTCGGGGTTCGGATTCTGGAGCCATGACATCGGCGGCTTCGAGGGGACACCGACGCCGGCGCTGTTCAAGCGGTGGATCGCCTTCGGACTGCTGTCCTCGCACAGCAGGCTGCACGGCTCGTCCTCGTACCGCGTGCCCTGGCTGTTCGACGAGGAGGCCGTGGACGTCCTGCGGCTGTTCACCCGGCTGAAGCTCCGCCTCATGCCGTACCTGTACGAGGCCGCCCGCACCGCCCACACGGAGGGGGTGCCGATGATGCGGGCGATGGTCCTGGAGTTCCCGGACGATCCGGGGTGCGCGCATCTGGAGCGTCAGTACATGCTCGGCCCGGATCTGCTGGTCGCGCCCGTGTTCAGCGACGAGGGGGACGTCTCCTACTACGTGCCCGAGGGCGCCTGGACCCCCTATCTCGGCGGGCCGCCGGTGACGGGACCGCGCTGGGTGCGCGAGCGGCACGGCTTCAGAAGCGTGCCGCTGCTCGTGCGGCCGGGCGCGGTGATCGCGGTGGGGGCGGTGGACGACCGCCCCGACTACGACCACGCCGACGGGGTCACCCTGCGCGCGTACGGCCTGAAGCGGGGCGCCCGGGTGACGGTGCCGGTCGGCGGTGTCACCTTCACCGTCGTACGCGAGGGGGACACCCTGCGCGCGTCCTGCGGCGATCCCCGCGCGCCGTGGGGGATGGCCGCGGACGGCCGCGAGGTACGGGCCCGTGCCGGGACGGGCTTCCTCTCCCTGGAACTGGGGTCCGAGTGA
- a CDS encoding carbohydrate ABC transporter permease, protein MTALRRYPVLVALVIGALFMVLPFAVVAVNAVKSPAEYSAHGPLSLPHGLYLNGIEDFWQRVDFGQKLLNSVLISGSVAVGAAVLSVLNAYAIGIGRIRGRTWVLAFFVLANTLPQEALVYPVYYLSKQAGLYDTRLSVIIVFTVIQAAFGTYLLSAVLGRFPREIIEAARIDGANQWQVLWRIVVPVSRPTIGVLLVFFFIWTWNEFLLPLVMLISNDNQTVSVALGVLQGQRLMDATMTNAAALLGVLPAIVFFLLFQRTLTRGIAVGAVK, encoded by the coding sequence ATGACAGCCCTCCGTCGCTACCCGGTTCTCGTGGCCCTCGTCATCGGCGCCCTGTTCATGGTGCTGCCCTTCGCCGTCGTCGCGGTCAACGCGGTCAAGTCGCCCGCCGAGTACTCCGCGCACGGACCGCTCAGCCTCCCGCACGGCCTCTATCTCAACGGCATCGAGGACTTCTGGCAGCGCGTCGACTTCGGGCAAAAGCTCCTCAACTCGGTGCTGATCTCCGGCTCGGTGGCGGTCGGGGCCGCCGTCCTGTCGGTCCTGAACGCGTACGCGATCGGCATCGGCCGGATCAGGGGCCGCACCTGGGTGCTCGCCTTCTTCGTCCTCGCCAACACGCTGCCGCAGGAGGCACTGGTCTACCCGGTCTACTACCTGAGCAAGCAGGCCGGCCTCTACGACACCAGACTCAGCGTGATCATCGTGTTCACGGTGATCCAGGCGGCGTTCGGCACCTATCTCCTCTCCGCCGTCCTCGGGCGGTTCCCGCGCGAGATCATCGAGGCGGCGCGGATCGACGGGGCGAACCAGTGGCAGGTGCTGTGGCGGATCGTCGTCCCGGTCAGCCGCCCCACGATCGGCGTGCTCCTCGTCTTCTTCTTCATCTGGACGTGGAACGAGTTCCTGCTGCCGCTGGTCATGCTGATCTCCAACGACAACCAGACGGTGTCGGTGGCCCTCGGTGTCCTCCAGGGCCAGCGTCTGATGGACGCCACGATGACGAACGCCGCCGCCCTGCTCGGTGTGCTGCCCGCCATCGTCTTCTTCCTGCTCTTCCAGCGGACCCTGACCCGCGGTATCGCCGTCGGCGCAGTCAAGTAG
- a CDS encoding carbohydrate ABC transporter permease, giving the protein MTVTVERGGRVARGHHGAATRPRRPRTSYALFLLPGFAAFLVVVVVPFLMNTGVSFTDWQGIGSPTWSGLANYRALMDDSEFWASFRHSLFMVLAMAVVPTALGLVLAAALFDFVAKHFGTRTAAVLRACFYLPQVLPIAVAGIVWSWILAPDNGSLNELLKAVGLGSWQQDWLGDPDLALYSVMGVMVWVQLGFPLVVFMAGLQRVDPQLYEAAELDGAGWWRRFWHITLPQIRPEISVVLLWCTIAALKVFGAVYVLTKGGPGGATDVPSYFSFTTFFEKTQVGYGAAISTVLTVIILVLAVIGLRFQTRAEDAEEGVRA; this is encoded by the coding sequence ATGACGGTCACCGTCGAGCGGGGCGGCCGGGTCGCCCGCGGCCACCACGGCGCCGCGACGCGCCCGCGCCGTCCCCGCACCTCCTACGCCCTGTTCCTGTTGCCCGGGTTCGCCGCCTTCCTCGTGGTCGTCGTCGTCCCCTTCCTGATGAACACCGGTGTGAGCTTCACCGACTGGCAGGGGATCGGCAGTCCCACCTGGTCCGGCCTCGCCAACTACCGCGCGCTGATGGACGATTCCGAGTTCTGGGCGTCCTTCCGGCACAGCCTGTTCATGGTCCTCGCGATGGCCGTCGTACCGACCGCCCTCGGACTGGTCCTGGCCGCCGCCCTGTTCGACTTCGTCGCCAAGCACTTCGGGACGCGGACGGCGGCCGTGCTCCGCGCCTGCTTCTATCTGCCCCAGGTCCTGCCGATCGCCGTCGCCGGCATCGTCTGGAGCTGGATCCTCGCGCCCGACAACGGCTCGCTGAACGAACTGCTGAAGGCCGTAGGCCTCGGCTCCTGGCAGCAGGACTGGCTGGGCGACCCCGATCTCGCGCTCTACAGCGTCATGGGCGTGATGGTGTGGGTGCAGCTCGGCTTCCCGCTCGTCGTCTTCATGGCGGGGCTGCAACGGGTGGACCCGCAGCTCTACGAGGCCGCCGAGCTGGACGGAGCGGGCTGGTGGCGGCGGTTCTGGCACATCACGCTCCCGCAGATCCGACCGGAGATCTCGGTCGTCCTCCTGTGGTGCACGATCGCCGCGCTGAAGGTGTTCGGGGCGGTGTACGTCCTGACGAAGGGCGGTCCGGGCGGCGCGACCGACGTGCCGTCGTACTTCTCCTTCACGACCTTCTTCGAGAAGACCCAGGTCGGCTACGGCGCCGCGATCTCCACCGTCCTGACCGTGATCATCCTGGTCCTGGCAGTGATCGGGCTGAGGTTCCAGACCCGCGCCGAGGACGCCGAGGAAGGGGTCCGCGCATGA
- a CDS encoding extracellular solute-binding protein, with product MLTKRRRAAAAVAVALAGALLATSCGGSDSGSSDGKTLKLWHYEGPDSAMGVAWKEAIKEFEAQHPGVKVKFEEKGFEQIQKTAPMVLNSNDAPDIMEYNKGNATAGLLSKQGLLTDLSAEAAKRGWDKKISGGVRTISQYDTGGVMGSGKWYGVPDYAEYTMVFYNKDLFKKYGIAQPTTLAELTSAMDKFVAKGITPLANAGAEYMAQQYLYQLALSKADRSWVDSYELYKGRTDFHDAAWTYAATTFADWVKKGYIGKKSSGLKAEDAGVSFIQGKSPILFSGSWWYGRFKTENKFDWGTFLWPDSNLTLGSGGNIWVVPKGAKNKDLAYDFIDITLSKKIQNLLGNKGGVPVAADPAAITDPQAKTLIGDFNTLSGKDGLAFYPDWPVAGFYDVLVSETQKLITGSESPDAYLSALQKAYDQGVPKT from the coding sequence ATGTTGACCAAACGAAGGCGTGCGGCGGCGGCAGTGGCGGTGGCCTTGGCGGGTGCCCTGCTGGCGACGTCCTGCGGCGGCTCGGACAGTGGCTCCTCCGATGGCAAGACGCTGAAACTGTGGCACTACGAAGGGCCGGACAGCGCGATGGGGGTGGCCTGGAAGGAGGCCATCAAGGAATTCGAAGCGCAACACCCGGGCGTGAAGGTGAAGTTCGAGGAGAAGGGCTTCGAGCAGATCCAGAAGACCGCGCCCATGGTCCTCAACTCGAACGACGCCCCCGACATCATGGAGTACAACAAGGGCAACGCGACCGCCGGACTCCTGTCGAAGCAGGGGCTCCTCACCGATCTCAGCGCCGAAGCGGCCAAGCGCGGCTGGGACAAGAAGATCAGCGGCGGGGTGCGGACCATCAGCCAGTACGACACGGGCGGGGTCATGGGCTCCGGCAAGTGGTACGGCGTACCCGACTACGCCGAGTACACGATGGTGTTCTACAACAAGGACCTCTTCAAGAAGTACGGCATCGCCCAGCCCACCACGCTCGCCGAACTCACCTCCGCGATGGACAAGTTCGTCGCGAAGGGCATCACCCCGCTCGCCAACGCGGGTGCCGAGTACATGGCCCAGCAGTACCTCTACCAACTCGCCCTGTCCAAGGCCGACCGGTCCTGGGTCGACAGCTACGAGCTGTACAAGGGCAGGACGGACTTCCACGACGCGGCCTGGACGTACGCCGCGACCACGTTCGCCGACTGGGTGAAGAAGGGCTACATCGGCAAGAAGTCCAGCGGGCTCAAGGCCGAGGACGCGGGCGTCTCGTTCATCCAGGGCAAGAGCCCGATCCTGTTCTCCGGCAGCTGGTGGTACGGCCGCTTCAAGACGGAGAACAAGTTCGACTGGGGCACCTTCCTGTGGCCCGACAGCAACCTCACCCTCGGTTCGGGCGGCAACATCTGGGTCGTCCCCAAGGGCGCGAAGAACAAGGACCTCGCCTACGACTTCATCGACATCACGCTGTCGAAGAAGATCCAGAACCTGCTGGGCAACAAGGGCGGCGTCCCGGTGGCCGCCGATCCCGCCGCCATCACCGACCCGCAGGCCAAGACCCTGATCGGCGACTTCAACACCCTCTCCGGGAAGGACGGTCTCGCCTTCTACCCGGACTGGCCCGTCGCCGGCTTCTACGACGTCCTCGTCTCCGAGACCCAGAAGCTGATCACCGGGAGCGAGAGTCCGGACGCCTACCTGTCCGCGCTGCAGAAGGCGTACGACCAGGGCGTACCGAAGACATGA